The proteins below come from a single Halobacillus salinarum genomic window:
- the proS gene encoding proline--tRNA ligase: MAKEFVEKITSMDDDFAQWYTDIVTKAKLADYSSVRGSMIIHPYGYKIWENIRDELDRKIKQTGHENVYMPLLIPESLLQKEKDHIAGFAPEVAWVTHGGEEELQERLCIRPTSEVLFGEYYKNVIHSYRDLPKLYNQWSNVVRWEKTTRPFLRTLEFLWQEGHTCHETEEEAVEETEKMLNVYASLCEDLLAIPVIKGKKTEKEKFAGATFTYTVESLMHDGKALQTATSHFLGDGFAKAFGIEFLNRDGNLQTVQQTSWGFTTRIIGAMIMVHSDNRGLVLPPKAAPTQVMIVPIASHKEGVLDHAYEIKNSLKDSVRVEIDASDKKPGWKFNEYEMQGVPLRLEVGPRDIEKEQVMFVRRDTGEKRQVSVHDLKSEVEKLLADIHDELYKKASLYLKEKTLIAFTLADMENFLREDNYLIQAMWCGNKDCENEIKEKTGATSRCIPFEQESIAETCVCCGKQAEDMVYWAKAY; encoded by the coding sequence AAATAACGAGCATGGATGATGATTTTGCCCAGTGGTACACAGATATCGTAACAAAAGCCAAGCTTGCTGATTATTCCAGTGTGCGGGGGAGTATGATCATTCATCCGTATGGATACAAAATATGGGAGAACATCAGGGATGAGCTGGATAGGAAAATTAAACAAACCGGTCATGAGAATGTTTACATGCCGCTGCTTATTCCAGAGAGTCTGCTGCAAAAGGAAAAAGATCACATCGCAGGGTTTGCTCCTGAAGTTGCGTGGGTGACTCATGGAGGCGAAGAGGAGCTGCAGGAGAGGCTCTGTATCAGACCAACCTCTGAAGTTCTGTTTGGAGAATATTATAAAAATGTCATCCACTCTTACAGGGATCTGCCTAAGTTGTATAACCAATGGTCCAACGTAGTCAGATGGGAAAAGACGACTCGTCCATTTTTAAGAACACTCGAGTTTTTATGGCAGGAGGGCCACACCTGTCATGAAACGGAAGAAGAAGCGGTGGAAGAGACGGAAAAAATGCTCAATGTCTATGCGTCTCTTTGCGAAGACTTACTGGCTATTCCAGTGATTAAAGGGAAGAAAACAGAGAAGGAAAAATTCGCAGGAGCTACGTTCACCTACACGGTTGAGAGCTTAATGCATGATGGCAAAGCCTTGCAAACCGCTACCTCACACTTCCTGGGAGACGGGTTTGCGAAAGCTTTTGGCATTGAATTTTTAAACAGGGATGGCAATTTACAAACCGTACAGCAGACGTCGTGGGGATTCACCACAAGGATCATCGGAGCGATGATCATGGTCCACAGCGACAACAGAGGGCTGGTATTACCACCAAAAGCAGCTCCAACCCAAGTGATGATTGTGCCGATCGCAAGTCATAAGGAAGGCGTGTTGGATCATGCTTATGAAATTAAAAACAGCTTGAAAGATTCAGTGAGAGTAGAGATTGATGCAAGTGATAAAAAGCCTGGCTGGAAATTTAATGAGTACGAAATGCAAGGGGTGCCACTCAGGTTAGAGGTGGGACCAAGAGATATCGAAAAGGAACAGGTCATGTTCGTGCGGCGTGATACGGGTGAGAAACGACAAGTATCTGTTCACGATTTAAAATCGGAAGTTGAAAAGCTGCTGGCCGACATCCACGACGAGCTTTACAAAAAAGCAAGCCTCTATCTCAAAGAGAAGACGTTAATAGCCTTTACATTAGCAGACATGGAAAACTTCCTGCGGGAAGATAACTATTTGATCCAAGCGATGTGGTGCGGAAATAAAGACTGTGAAAACGAGATCAAAGAAAAAACCGGGGCTACATCACGGTGCATCCCGTTTGAGCAGGAATCGATCGCTGAGACATGTGTCTGCTGCGGGAAACAGGCGGAAGATATGGTGTACTGGGCGAAAGCTTACTAA
- a CDS encoding GNAT family N-acetyltransferase, with translation MHLQSETERLILRPLQNDDYERWLEGFRDRFSSQYKYDGDSLDVNEWTQKKFDDVVTKFQALAAQDEVYVFGVFRKEDEKHIGKVELSTIIREEFQWGLLGYRIHNQFWRQGYGKEAVQAGLKIAFDDLDYHRIEAHINVDNKPSIRLAEAAGMIYECTRKGFIYEYNEWTDNLVYSMNAK, from the coding sequence ATGCACCTTCAATCAGAGACTGAACGATTGATTTTAAGACCGTTACAGAACGACGACTATGAGCGGTGGCTAGAAGGGTTTCGCGACCGATTTTCATCGCAGTACAAATATGACGGCGACAGTCTGGATGTGAACGAATGGACGCAGAAAAAGTTTGATGATGTTGTTACTAAATTTCAAGCATTAGCTGCACAGGATGAAGTCTATGTATTTGGGGTCTTTCGAAAAGAGGACGAGAAGCATATTGGTAAAGTTGAGCTTTCAACGATTATAAGGGAAGAATTTCAGTGGGGTTTGTTAGGTTACAGGATTCATAACCAATTCTGGAGACAGGGTTATGGTAAAGAGGCAGTCCAAGCGGGTCTGAAAATAGCCTTTGACGACCTTGATTACCACCGGATTGAGGCTCACATCAACGTCGATAATAAGCCTTCCATTCGGTTGGCAGAGGCGGCAGGCATGATTTATGAATGTACGCGGAAAGGATTTATTTACGAGTACAACGAGTGGACGGATAACCTTGTATATTCTATGAATGCAAAATAG
- a CDS encoding DinB family protein: MIDYRIKSVERFAGRIGELASMLDHTRAVTLEEVKDLNDYELDYLVDEGSNTIGSLLLHIASIEFVHQIISFENRDLHKEELKKWQTALELGSKARTQIRKNGVEYYLYELAQVREQTLRTFEHFTEEWLFEERVWDNGTPYNNYYLWFHVLEDEINHRGQIRAIKRWIAANHK, encoded by the coding sequence ATGATTGATTATAGAATAAAGAGCGTCGAGAGGTTTGCAGGGAGAATAGGGGAACTTGCGTCTATGTTGGATCACACCAGGGCAGTGACGCTGGAAGAAGTTAAAGATTTAAATGATTATGAGTTGGATTATTTAGTGGATGAGGGTTCAAATACAATCGGCAGTCTGCTGCTGCATATAGCTTCTATCGAATTTGTTCATCAGATCATTTCATTTGAAAATCGGGATCTACATAAGGAGGAACTAAAAAAATGGCAGACGGCTTTAGAACTTGGCTCAAAAGCTAGAACACAGATAAGAAAAAATGGTGTAGAGTATTATCTTTATGAGTTAGCCCAAGTTAGAGAACAAACATTGCGTACATTCGAGCACTTTACAGAAGAGTGGTTATTTGAAGAAAGAGTTTGGGATAACGGCACACCATACAATAACTACTATCTGTGGTTCCATGTTTTAGAGGATGAAATCAATCACCGCGGGCAAATCAGGGCAATCAAGCGGTGGATTGCCGCTAATCACAAGTAA
- the spoIIP gene encoding stage II sporulation protein P encodes MKMHDDLQQNLQELKASDPLKPDPAFIQETKTMLASKNYSGRSNKRIPLVSFALFIPICTLFLLSIDFSTITNNSSSSSWFQSSLADKKNTHFYIYHTHSSESFLPELDETDPAKAFDENSNIIKVGDYLASYLEKENFEVFHDETNFMDIAIKKDKSFQELYGLSRKNLTNFLDNTELNKENIIFLDIHRNSLDKETTTSTMNGKTSAKITFVVSKLSYYYEDNHRLAKNLNDKINDQYPGLSRIITKEKAITEAGAYNQDLSPNTLLINIGGAENTLKEEKRTVNILANALDSLVE; translated from the coding sequence ATGAAAATGCATGACGACCTTCAACAAAACTTGCAGGAATTAAAAGCATCAGACCCTTTAAAGCCAGATCCAGCTTTCATACAAGAAACGAAAACTATGTTAGCAAGCAAAAACTATTCAGGCAGAAGCAACAAAAGAATTCCTTTGGTGAGCTTTGCGTTATTCATTCCTATTTGTACTTTATTCCTTCTTTCCATTGATTTTTCAACGATTACGAATAACTCTTCATCATCTTCATGGTTCCAATCGTCCCTTGCTGATAAGAAAAATACTCACTTTTATATTTATCATACTCATTCTTCAGAATCTTTTTTACCAGAGTTAGATGAAACCGACCCTGCTAAGGCGTTTGATGAGAACTCAAATATAATAAAGGTTGGAGACTACTTAGCTTCATATTTAGAAAAGGAAAATTTTGAAGTGTTTCATGACGAGACTAACTTCATGGATATTGCGATCAAGAAAGATAAAAGTTTCCAGGAACTTTACGGACTATCCAGAAAAAACTTAACGAATTTCTTGGACAACACAGAGCTTAACAAGGAAAACATCATTTTTTTAGATATCCACAGGAATTCATTAGATAAAGAAACCACCACGTCTACCATGAATGGGAAAACTTCAGCTAAGATCACGTTTGTTGTCTCAAAACTAAGTTATTATTATGAAGACAATCACAGGTTAGCCAAGAATCTAAATGATAAAATAAATGATCAGTATCCTGGTTTATCAAGGATCATCACGAAGGAAAAGGCAATCACGGAAGCCGGTGCTTATAATCAGGATCTATCCCCTAACACATTGTTGATTAATATTGGGGGAGCAGAGAATACACTGAAAGAAGAAAAAAGAACAGTTAACATCCTGGCGAATGCACTAGACAGCTTAGTTGAATAA